Proteins from one Catenuloplanes atrovinosus genomic window:
- a CDS encoding right-handed parallel beta-helix repeat-containing protein codes for MSSRKIVVSQSGGGYRSIRQAIEASSPGSLIVVQAGHYQENLLLDRVVTIAAEDGPGSVKVTAPSGPAVVLTAESAALNGLTIEAADPQSPAVVFEQGQLAMTECDVSSGAWATIFVLGRASLQMRSSRVGNTVGAGVVVTASAGSVLDDCTLDQLGTSGVVVGESGVLRLRASTVSQVQGNGVCLNGQGTIDIEDCEIIGAVKPALAVEQQAGAAVRRLSIRDGRGIGAYLATTGSVSMEDSRISGSGHDGVFVGNRCAPRLTRLTVSRSGRHGMRFIGQSAGVLERCTVQNASEAAVSLDERSNPEFTRLEIEGGKDGVHLEGGADPYLRQVQIVDISGTGIQATGDARGSFENVTIDRCGGTGVSASGGARTSISGLSLRASGGPGLKVLDAALTCAEGDFAGTGGHGVEAGDGAELSLSRCRVRDGKASGAVFTARSAGTINDSEFTGNAGDGVSVESNEIVRLLDVTVRDNRGAGLRRVVASADTVIVEGLTSNRNGEPDVETLAVTAGEGGAATTATEERAPAARAGDPLQELLGLVGLAGVKAEVSSLVNLNKMSQRRKEAGLSAPPMARHLVFAGPPGTGKTTVARLYGTILAELRVLRSGHLVEVARADLVASIIGGTAIKTTEAFNRALGGVLFIDEAYTLSSSGRGTGPDFGKEAIDTLVKLMEDHRDDVVVIAAGYTKDMKQFMETNPGLESRFSRTIEFESYSAPELVTIVENQAVKHDYVLDEELRAALHDYFEVMPKDGTFGNGRTARKVFERLADRQATRLAMATGMLTDEDLRLLTAADLTDR; via the coding sequence GTGAGCAGTAGGAAGATCGTCGTTTCGCAGTCGGGTGGTGGCTACCGCTCGATCCGGCAGGCGATCGAGGCGTCCTCCCCGGGCTCGCTGATCGTGGTGCAGGCCGGTCACTACCAGGAGAACCTGCTGCTCGATCGCGTGGTCACGATCGCGGCCGAGGACGGCCCCGGCTCGGTCAAGGTCACCGCGCCGAGCGGGCCGGCCGTGGTGCTGACCGCGGAGTCCGCCGCGCTGAACGGGCTGACCATCGAGGCCGCCGACCCGCAGAGCCCCGCGGTCGTGTTCGAGCAGGGCCAGCTGGCGATGACCGAGTGCGACGTGTCCTCCGGCGCCTGGGCCACCATCTTCGTGCTCGGCCGCGCCTCGCTCCAGATGCGCAGCAGCCGGGTGGGCAACACGGTCGGCGCCGGCGTGGTGGTCACCGCGTCCGCCGGCAGCGTGCTCGACGACTGCACGCTCGACCAGCTCGGCACGTCCGGCGTGGTGGTCGGCGAGAGCGGCGTGCTCCGGCTGCGCGCCAGCACGGTCAGCCAGGTGCAGGGCAACGGCGTCTGCCTGAACGGGCAGGGCACGATCGACATCGAGGACTGCGAGATCATCGGCGCGGTGAAGCCCGCGCTCGCGGTGGAGCAGCAGGCCGGCGCCGCGGTGCGCCGGCTGTCCATTCGCGACGGCCGCGGCATCGGCGCCTACCTGGCCACCACCGGCAGCGTGTCCATGGAGGACAGCCGGATCAGCGGCTCCGGCCACGACGGCGTCTTCGTCGGCAACCGCTGCGCGCCCCGGCTGACCCGGCTGACCGTCTCCCGGTCCGGCCGGCACGGCATGCGGTTCATCGGCCAGTCCGCGGGCGTGCTGGAGCGCTGCACCGTGCAGAACGCGAGCGAGGCCGCGGTCAGCCTGGACGAGCGCTCCAACCCGGAGTTCACCCGCCTGGAGATCGAGGGCGGCAAGGACGGCGTGCACCTGGAGGGCGGCGCCGACCCATACCTGCGCCAGGTCCAGATCGTCGACATCAGCGGTACGGGCATCCAGGCGACCGGCGACGCGCGCGGCAGCTTCGAGAACGTGACGATCGACCGGTGCGGCGGCACCGGCGTCTCCGCCTCCGGCGGCGCCCGCACCTCGATCAGCGGGCTGAGCCTGCGCGCCAGCGGCGGCCCCGGGCTGAAGGTGCTGGACGCGGCGCTGACCTGCGCGGAGGGCGACTTCGCCGGCACCGGCGGGCACGGCGTGGAGGCGGGCGACGGCGCGGAGCTGTCGCTGTCCCGCTGCCGGGTGCGTGACGGCAAGGCGTCCGGCGCGGTGTTCACCGCCCGGTCCGCCGGCACCATCAACGACAGCGAGTTCACCGGCAACGCGGGCGACGGCGTCTCCGTGGAGAGCAACGAGATCGTCCGGCTGCTGGACGTGACCGTGCGGGACAACCGCGGTGCGGGCCTGCGCCGGGTGGTCGCGTCCGCGGACACGGTCATCGTCGAGGGCCTGACCAGCAACCGCAACGGTGAGCCGGACGTGGAGACCCTGGCGGTCACGGCCGGTGAGGGCGGCGCCGCCACGACGGCCACGGAGGAGCGCGCGCCGGCCGCGCGCGCCGGCGACCCGCTGCAGGAACTGCTCGGCCTGGTCGGCCTCGCGGGCGTCAAGGCCGAGGTGTCCTCCCTGGTCAACCTGAACAAGATGTCCCAGCGCCGCAAGGAGGCCGGGCTCTCCGCGCCGCCGATGGCGCGTCACCTGGTGTTCGCCGGCCCGCCCGGCACCGGTAAGACCACGGTCGCCCGGCTGTACGGCACGATTCTGGCGGAGCTGCGCGTGCTGCGCTCCGGGCACCTGGTCGAGGTTGCGCGCGCGGACCTGGTGGCGTCCATCATCGGTGGCACCGCGATCAAGACCACCGAGGCGTTCAACCGGGCGCTCGGCGGCGTGCTCTTCATCGACGAGGCCTACACGCTGAGCAGTTCCGGCCGGGGCACCGGGCCGGACTTCGGCAAGGAGGCCATCGACACGCTGGTCAAGCTGATGGAGGACCACCGCGACGACGTCGTGGTGATCGCCGCGGGGTACACCAAGGACATGAAGCAGTTCATGGAGACCAACCCCGGTCTGGAGTCCCGGTTCAGCCGGACCATCGAGTTCGAGAGTTACAGCGCGCCCGAGCTGGTGACCATTGTGGAGAACCAGGCGGTCAAGCACGATTACGTGCTGGACGAGGAGCTCCGCGCGGCCCTGCACGACTACTTCGAGGTCATGCCCAAGGACGGTACGTTCGGCAACGGCCGTACCGCCCGGAAGGTCTTCGAGCGGCTGGCCGACCGGCAGGCGACCCGGCTCGCCATGGCCACCGGCATGCTCACCGACGAGGACCTGCGCCTGCTCACCGCCGCGGACCTGACTGACCGCTGA
- a CDS encoding sigma-70 family RNA polymerase sigma factor: MNVREQSPIDGDAWLRSLHADHGPAVYRYLTGLTLGDRATAEDLLQETLLRAWRHRAVLSRDPSGVRAWLFTVARNLVIDAGRARRTRPAEVSPPDLTQVPASGDAMERVLTAGVVREALRRLSPRHRTVLVELYFTENQAADIASRLGVPEGTVKSRAHYALRALRQVLREMES, encoded by the coding sequence GTGAACGTACGGGAGCAGTCGCCGATCGATGGTGACGCATGGCTGAGATCGCTGCATGCCGATCACGGCCCGGCGGTGTATCGATACCTCACCGGCCTGACGCTCGGCGACCGCGCGACCGCGGAGGACCTGCTGCAGGAGACGCTGCTGCGCGCCTGGCGGCACCGCGCGGTGCTGTCCCGGGACCCGTCCGGCGTGCGCGCCTGGCTGTTCACGGTGGCCCGCAACCTGGTCATCGACGCGGGCCGCGCGCGGCGCACCCGGCCCGCCGAGGTGAGCCCGCCGGACCTCACCCAGGTGCCCGCGTCCGGCGACGCCATGGAGCGCGTGCTGACCGCCGGCGTGGTCCGCGAGGCACTGCGGCGGCTGAGCCCCCGGCACCGTACAGTCCTGGTCGAGCTGTACTTCACGGAGAACCAGGCGGCCGACATCGCGAGCCGGCTGGGGGTCCCGGAGGGCACCGTCAAATCGCGTGCCCACTATGCTCTGCGCGCGCTGCGGCAGGTGCTGCGCGAGATGGAGTCGTAA
- a CDS encoding discoidin domain-containing protein has protein sequence MQRAVALSGLPPYVGPAADPADGPVPPAAPQPAPVRQPPPTPPRQTPPRQAPPAPAGQMPPAPPHQASPAPAGQTPPAPGAQTPPAPGAQTPPAPAGQTPPTPRRQRSPEQAAAGQAPDEAAGRPGPDRAPVVPVQAAESQRATAQNHPPTFAAAGGASAAGAPVSGGPTFAAPGSVPLYSDLEEEDATRSLPNAVPPAPPARRTGERFRPWLVPLVLVGVIAVAAAVLGSRVPGDDASTAPQATLVPETGTVITLGPPSPATTAVTPSGSPSPSVSPSSTGSPAPSASGGASAAAPVAPAPATSGAPKASPPAAGKVNSGGANLALGRPAVASSLEDDRWPAGAAVDGDMSSRWSSGFADPQWIQVDLGQTWAVTTVDIFWEHAYATAYRVDLSTDGLAWKTVYTTSSGTGGEAIVQAGGAAARYVRVWGTARNGQYGYSILELRVF, from the coding sequence GTGCAGCGCGCCGTCGCGCTGAGCGGCCTCCCGCCCTACGTCGGCCCGGCGGCCGACCCGGCCGACGGCCCGGTTCCGCCGGCCGCACCACAGCCGGCGCCCGTCCGGCAGCCGCCGCCCACCCCACCGCGGCAGACGCCGCCGCGCCAGGCGCCACCGGCGCCGGCCGGCCAGATGCCACCCGCGCCGCCTCACCAGGCGTCGCCCGCGCCGGCCGGGCAGACACCGCCCGCGCCGGGCGCGCAGACACCGCCCGCGCCGGGCGCGCAGACACCGCCCGCGCCGGCCGGGCAGACGCCGCCCACGCCGCGGCGGCAGAGATCGCCGGAGCAGGCCGCCGCCGGCCAGGCGCCGGACGAGGCGGCCGGGCGGCCGGGCCCGGACCGTGCGCCGGTGGTGCCGGTCCAGGCGGCCGAGTCGCAGCGGGCCACGGCGCAGAACCATCCGCCGACCTTCGCGGCGGCGGGCGGTGCGTCCGCCGCCGGGGCGCCGGTGTCCGGGGGGCCCACGTTCGCCGCGCCCGGGTCCGTACCGCTGTATTCGGATCTTGAAGAGGAGGACGCCACCCGGTCGCTGCCGAACGCCGTGCCGCCGGCGCCGCCGGCGCGGCGTACCGGGGAACGGTTTCGTCCGTGGCTCGTGCCGCTCGTGCTGGTGGGCGTGATCGCGGTGGCCGCGGCCGTGCTGGGCAGCCGCGTCCCGGGCGACGACGCGTCGACCGCGCCGCAGGCGACGCTCGTGCCGGAGACCGGCACCGTGATCACGCTCGGGCCGCCGTCGCCGGCCACCACGGCCGTGACGCCGAGCGGCTCGCCGTCGCCGTCCGTCTCGCCGTCGTCCACGGGCTCGCCCGCGCCGTCCGCGTCGGGCGGTGCCAGCGCGGCGGCGCCGGTCGCGCCCGCGCCGGCCACGTCCGGCGCGCCGAAGGCGTCGCCGCCGGCCGCCGGCAAGGTGAACTCCGGCGGCGCGAACCTGGCGCTGGGCCGCCCGGCGGTGGCGTCCAGCCTGGAGGATGACCGCTGGCCGGCCGGCGCGGCCGTCGACGGCGACATGAGTTCGCGGTGGAGCAGCGGATTCGCCGATCCACAGTGGATTCAGGTGGATCTGGGGCAGACGTGGGCGGTCACCACCGTCGACATCTTCTGGGAGCACGCCTACGCCACCGCGTACCGGGTGGATCTCTCCACCGACGGGCTGGCGTGGAAGACCGTCTACACCACCAGTTCGGGTACCGGCGGGGAGGCGATCGTCCAGGCGGGTGGCGCGGCCGCACGGTACGTGCGGGTCTGGGGCACCGCCCGCAACGGCCAGTACGGCTACTCGATCCTGGAGCTCCGGGTCTTTTAG
- a CDS encoding zf-HC2 domain-containing protein — protein MTDDRCVDDDARSLLGLHVLGRLTEAEDEYVRFHLDDCGSCGVELAGLRQVTAALDLLSPADVAELLVADPAEDASDAPLPELREFCRFVIYRSARRYGRSPARRGGAGGRPATQLPPGRPRKR, from the coding sequence ATGACCGACGACCGCTGCGTTGACGACGATGCCCGGTCCCTGCTCGGTCTGCACGTGCTCGGCCGGCTGACCGAGGCGGAGGACGAGTACGTCCGGTTCCACCTCGACGACTGCGGGTCCTGCGGTGTCGAGCTGGCCGGCCTTCGCCAGGTCACGGCCGCGCTCGACCTGCTGTCCCCGGCGGACGTCGCCGAGCTCCTGGTCGCCGATCCGGCCGAGGACGCGTCCGACGCGCCCCTGCCCGAGCTGCGGGAGTTCTGCCGCTTCGTGATCTACCGCTCCGCGCGCCGCTATGGCCGCTCACCCGCGCGCCGCGGGGGCGCCGGCGGGCGACCGGCCACCCAGCTTCCGCCCGGCAGGCCGAGGAAACGCTAA
- a CDS encoding GntR family transcriptional regulator, whose protein sequence is MSAPRHRSVLVSRLAGRLRAGAQPAVLDELRACILDGETPPGTPIPVDAVAAAFGVSRIPVREALMTLIGEGLVDHRPHAGYRVAMMTAQEFAEIYLVREALETAALRVAVERAGAADVERARVAHAALERAVHEGDGRAHHRESRRFHLALIEPCRMRRLLTMLGTAWNMTEPLQPMSHLDAAERALLHADHAGMLAAFTAHDADRLISVCADHHRRLQAFITRLPQHTGLFAEPG, encoded by the coding sequence ATGTCGGCTCCCCGCCATCGGTCGGTGCTGGTCTCGCGGCTGGCGGGGCGGCTGCGGGCCGGTGCCCAGCCGGCGGTGCTGGACGAGTTGCGCGCCTGCATCCTGGACGGCGAGACGCCGCCGGGCACGCCGATCCCGGTGGACGCGGTGGCGGCGGCGTTCGGGGTGAGCCGCATCCCGGTGCGCGAGGCGCTGATGACGCTGATCGGTGAGGGGCTGGTCGACCATCGTCCGCACGCCGGGTACCGGGTGGCGATGATGACCGCGCAGGAGTTCGCGGAGATCTACCTGGTCCGGGAGGCGCTGGAGACGGCCGCGCTGCGGGTGGCGGTCGAGCGCGCGGGCGCCGCGGACGTGGAACGGGCCCGGGTCGCGCACGCGGCGCTGGAACGGGCGGTCCACGAGGGCGACGGGCGCGCGCACCACCGGGAGAGCCGGCGCTTCCACCTGGCGCTGATCGAGCCGTGCCGGATGCGGCGGCTGCTGACCATGCTCGGCACGGCGTGGAACATGACCGAGCCGCTGCAGCCGATGTCGCACCTGGACGCGGCGGAGCGCGCGCTGTTGCACGCCGATCACGCGGGCATGCTGGCGGCGTTCACGGCGCACGACGCTGACCGACTGATCAGCGTGTGCGCCGATCATCACCGGCGACTACAGGCGTTCATCACACGGCTGCCCCAGCACACCGGACTGTTCGCGGAGCCCGGTTAG
- a CDS encoding helix-turn-helix transcriptional regulator, translated as MDRAGLAEFLRRRRASLRPEDVGLPGGQRRRTGGLRREEVAVLCHLSADYYARLERERGPHPSPQLIAAIAQGLRLSPDERDHLFRLAGHSPPARGASGDHLGPGLLRILDRLDDTPAEIVTELGETLRRNALGVALLGETTGYTGPARSFPYRWFTDPDARQRYAPEDHAFISRLFASRARELATRRGPGSRPAWLAEELLARSEEFRALWHDHRVGVRRHTVKRLVHPELGRLEVDCQTLIDADQSHSLLVYTAVPGSESHRKLRRLAADR; from the coding sequence ATCGACCGGGCCGGGCTGGCCGAGTTCCTCCGGCGCCGCCGGGCGTCGCTGCGGCCGGAGGACGTCGGCCTGCCGGGCGGGCAGCGCCGCCGGACCGGCGGACTGCGCCGGGAGGAGGTCGCCGTGCTCTGCCACCTGTCGGCCGACTACTACGCGCGGCTCGAACGCGAACGCGGGCCGCACCCGTCACCGCAGCTCATCGCCGCGATCGCGCAGGGACTGCGCCTGTCGCCGGACGAGCGCGACCACCTGTTCCGGCTCGCCGGGCACAGCCCGCCGGCCCGGGGCGCCTCCGGCGACCACCTCGGACCCGGGCTGCTGCGGATTCTGGACCGGCTCGACGACACACCCGCGGAGATCGTCACCGAGCTCGGGGAGACGCTGCGGCGCAACGCGCTCGGCGTCGCGCTGCTCGGCGAGACGACCGGCTACACCGGCCCGGCGCGCAGCTTCCCGTACCGGTGGTTCACCGATCCCGACGCCCGGCAGCGGTACGCACCGGAGGACCACGCCTTCATCTCCCGGCTGTTCGCCTCCCGCGCCCGCGAGCTGGCCACCCGGCGCGGGCCGGGCTCGCGGCCCGCGTGGCTGGCCGAGGAACTGCTCGCGCGCAGCGAGGAGTTCCGGGCGCTGTGGCACGACCACCGGGTCGGCGTCCGCCGCCACACGGTCAAGCGCCTGGTCCACCCGGAGCTGGGCCGGCTGGAGGTCGACTGCCAGACGCTGATCGACGCCGACCAGTCGCACTCGCTGCTGGTCTACACCGCCGTGCCGGGCAGCGAGAGCCACCGGAAGCTCCGGCGGCTGGCGGCCGATCGCTGA
- a CDS encoding carbohydrate binding domain-containing protein: protein MTTESQESPVRHFCGQLDAFVRASGQTRSYVVSRHPMSDSQVYAVLAGTVKTPPSFDRMVVPVVEICGGDAAAVAQWRTRHDTMVRVYELQKSLRRKAPAGPDTDSGAAEAPVSAAPVSAAPVSGAPDPAGSEGPPAGFDVPPGYNRFRPAGPQPARRRRWPLLAAAVVAVLSVTAGGLAWALTGGPGPGQDAGGPIATGLPRQDAVPATAAASPCRATPPAAGGDLLELPLPDGQSRTSQAWWADKPDEVTFERFDTHRWAAVAQASAGREPWYLLVIRGCLPVTTGHRYRLTFTASANLDTTLGVRVQHNEEPYKASLHKEFTVGAQPSTYTYEFLGTHTSATSELTFQLGGNPAMRVEMTDVTLTDLGA, encoded by the coding sequence ATGACGACGGAGAGCCAGGAAAGTCCGGTACGGCACTTCTGCGGGCAGCTCGACGCCTTTGTCCGGGCGTCCGGGCAGACCCGGTCGTACGTGGTGAGCCGGCATCCGATGAGCGACTCGCAGGTGTACGCGGTGCTGGCCGGCACCGTGAAGACGCCGCCGTCGTTCGATCGCATGGTGGTGCCGGTCGTCGAGATCTGCGGTGGGGACGCGGCCGCGGTGGCGCAGTGGCGCACCCGGCACGACACCATGGTCCGCGTCTACGAGCTCCAGAAGTCCCTGCGCCGCAAGGCCCCGGCCGGTCCGGACACGGACTCCGGCGCCGCCGAGGCTCCGGTCTCCGCCGCTCCGGTCTCCGCCGCTCCGGTCTCCGGGGCTCCTGATCCGGCCGGGTCCGAGGGGCCGCCGGCCGGGTTCGACGTGCCGCCCGGCTACAACCGCTTCCGGCCGGCCGGGCCTCAGCCGGCCCGGCGCCGCCGCTGGCCGCTGCTGGCCGCCGCGGTCGTGGCGGTGCTGAGCGTGACCGCGGGCGGCCTGGCCTGGGCGCTGACCGGCGGACCGGGCCCGGGCCAGGACGCGGGCGGGCCGATCGCGACCGGGCTGCCGCGGCAGGACGCCGTCCCGGCCACGGCCGCCGCGTCCCCGTGCCGGGCGACGCCGCCCGCCGCCGGCGGCGACCTGCTGGAGCTGCCGCTGCCCGACGGCCAGAGCCGCACGTCGCAGGCGTGGTGGGCGGACAAGCCGGACGAGGTGACGTTCGAGCGCTTCGACACCCACCGCTGGGCGGCGGTCGCGCAGGCGAGCGCCGGGCGGGAGCCGTGGTACCTGCTCGTCATCCGCGGTTGCCTGCCGGTGACGACGGGCCACCGCTACCGGCTGACGTTCACCGCGTCGGCGAACCTCGACACCACGCTGGGCGTGCGGGTGCAGCACAACGAGGAGCCGTACAAGGCGTCGCTGCACAAGGAGTTCACCGTGGGCGCGCAGCCGAGCACGTACACCTACGAGTTCCTCGGCACGCACACCAGCGCCACCAGCGAGCTGACGTTCCAGCTGGGTGGGAACCCGGCCATGCGCGTCGAGATGACCGACGTGACGCTGACCGACCTGGGGGCGTGA
- a CDS encoding ATP-binding protein encodes MARSDLIPRRAQALVDAALEDTRVVLVNGARQSGKSTLVTVVAGARASQRRDLDLPQDREAALADPVGFVEFEGLMVIDEIQRAPDLMLAIKAAVDADPRPGSFLLSGSSRLLALRGLPDALPGRMETVELWPFSQGEIDGTPDRFVDAIFALGPALRHDSAIGRADYAARIVRGGMPEAVARADARRRGRFLDSYVQALIDRDVRQLADIERVPQLRRLIGLLAARSATIVRGLENDLELSRPTIARYLQLLDEIFLIKQIPGWSRNLGTRATQAPKMVFVDSGIAAQQLAMDAHALLRPGAPFGPLLEGFVLSELARQLTWSDQLAELSHYRDRDRVEVDAVLENRRGQVVGIEVKAASTVRSDDFRGLRRLEDRLGDDFVAGVVLYTGTTTLPFGERLRAMPVSALWQVAAPEA; translated from the coding sequence GTGGCCAGGTCTGATCTGATCCCCAGACGCGCGCAGGCGCTCGTCGACGCCGCCCTCGAGGACACCCGGGTGGTGCTGGTCAACGGCGCCCGCCAGTCCGGCAAGAGCACGCTGGTCACCGTCGTCGCCGGCGCCCGTGCCTCGCAGCGGCGCGACCTCGATCTGCCGCAGGACCGGGAGGCCGCACTGGCGGACCCGGTCGGTTTCGTGGAGTTCGAGGGTCTGATGGTGATCGACGAGATTCAGCGCGCCCCGGACCTGATGCTTGCGATCAAGGCGGCGGTCGACGCGGACCCGCGGCCGGGCAGCTTCCTGCTCAGCGGCTCCTCCCGGCTGCTCGCGCTGCGCGGACTGCCGGACGCGCTGCCCGGGCGGATGGAGACGGTCGAGCTGTGGCCGTTCTCGCAGGGCGAGATCGACGGCACGCCCGACCGGTTCGTCGACGCGATCTTCGCGCTCGGCCCGGCGCTCCGGCACGACTCCGCGATCGGCCGCGCGGACTACGCGGCCCGGATCGTGCGCGGCGGGATGCCGGAGGCGGTCGCCCGGGCCGACGCCCGGCGGCGCGGGCGGTTCCTCGACAGCTACGTGCAGGCACTGATCGACCGCGACGTACGGCAGCTCGCCGACATCGAGCGGGTGCCGCAGCTGCGCCGCCTGATCGGGCTGCTCGCGGCGCGGTCCGCGACCATCGTGCGCGGCCTGGAGAACGATCTGGAGCTGAGCCGGCCGACGATCGCCCGATATCTCCAGCTGCTCGACGAGATCTTTCTGATCAAGCAGATCCCGGGCTGGTCGCGGAACCTCGGCACCCGCGCCACCCAGGCGCCGAAGATGGTCTTCGTCGACTCCGGGATCGCGGCCCAGCAGCTCGCGATGGACGCGCACGCGCTGCTGCGGCCGGGCGCGCCGTTCGGGCCGCTGCTGGAGGGATTCGTCCTGTCCGAGTTGGCCCGGCAGCTGACCTGGTCCGACCAGCTCGCGGAGCTGTCCCACTACCGCGACCGGGACCGGGTGGAGGTCGACGCCGTGCTGGAGAACCGGCGCGGACAGGTGGTCGGCATCGAGGTGAAGGCCGCCTCGACGGTCCGGTCCGACGACTTCCGCGGGCTACGGCGCCTCGAGGACCGGCTCGGTGACGACTTCGTGGCCGGGGTGGTGCTCTACACCGGAACGACGACGCTGCCGTTCGGCGAGCGGCTGCGTGCGATGCCGGTCAGCGCGCTGTGGCAGGTGGCGGCGCCGGAGGCCTGA
- a CDS encoding primosomal protein N' yields MGDESAELSLDGLTLTADAVGGGAAAARAVASRAAAPAGTPGRSRAPKPKPPREAAETLPVARVCVDVPLPHLDRAFDYLVPAELGETARPGTRVRVRFAGQLVDGWLLERVAESTHEGKLGFIDRLVSPERVLSDEVSHLVRAVAERYAGSLADVLRLAVPARHARAEQEPPRHIDDPGVRPEPAAAGDGWSAYPHGPGFLSALGERRAPRAVWSAVPGEDWPRRIAEAAAVTVAAGQGVVAVVPDARDLDRLDAALTGTLGPGRHATLAASLGPAKRYRAFLSALRGEVPVVIGTRAAAFAPVHALGLVVIWDDGDDSHAEPRAPYPHAREVLLTRAQLTGAAVLAGGFTRTAEAQLLVETGWAHELTGGREAIRARAPHVTPIGDDPQLARDPAAATARLPSLAWEAARSALRAGAPVLVQVPRRGYLPSVACVSCRTPARCAHCQGPLELRSSHAVPGCRWCGRVAADYTCPECGGHRLRASIIGARRTAEELGRAFPGTPVRTSGRDEVLLRVPAEPAVVVCTPGAEPVADGGYGAVLLLDTWALLTRADLRAAEEALRRWLTAAALARPHRDGGRVVVVADGGIPAVQALLRWDPAWYAARELAERRELAFPPASRMASLTGPPDAVADLLDTARLPDDAELLGPVPAADDQERMLVRVRRGAAVALARALHEAAGVRSARKAPHPVRVQIDPHDLF; encoded by the coding sequence GTGGGAGACGAGTCGGCGGAGCTGTCGCTGGACGGGCTGACCCTGACCGCGGACGCGGTCGGTGGCGGCGCGGCGGCGGCGCGCGCGGTCGCCTCCAGGGCCGCGGCCCCGGCCGGCACGCCGGGGCGGTCGCGCGCGCCGAAGCCGAAACCGCCGCGGGAGGCCGCGGAGACGCTGCCGGTGGCGCGGGTCTGCGTGGATGTGCCGCTCCCCCACCTGGACCGCGCGTTCGACTACCTGGTCCCGGCCGAGCTGGGCGAGACCGCGCGGCCGGGCACGCGGGTGCGGGTGCGGTTCGCCGGTCAGCTCGTCGACGGGTGGCTGCTGGAGCGCGTCGCGGAGTCCACGCACGAGGGCAAGCTCGGTTTCATCGACCGGCTGGTCTCCCCGGAGCGGGTGCTCAGCGACGAGGTGTCGCACCTGGTCAGGGCGGTCGCCGAGCGCTACGCGGGGAGTCTGGCCGATGTGCTCCGGCTGGCCGTCCCCGCCCGGCACGCGCGCGCCGAGCAGGAGCCGCCGAGGCACATCGACGACCCGGGGGTACGACCGGAGCCCGCCGCGGCCGGGGACGGCTGGTCCGCGTACCCGCATGGTCCCGGTTTCCTGTCCGCGCTCGGCGAGCGGCGCGCGCCACGGGCCGTGTGGTCCGCGGTGCCCGGTGAGGACTGGCCGCGCCGGATCGCCGAGGCCGCGGCCGTGACCGTCGCCGCCGGTCAGGGCGTGGTCGCGGTGGTGCCGGACGCGCGCGACCTGGACCGGCTGGACGCCGCGCTGACCGGGACGCTGGGCCCCGGCCGGCACGCCACGCTCGCCGCCTCGCTCGGCCCGGCCAAGCGCTACCGGGCGTTCCTGTCCGCGCTGCGCGGCGAGGTCCCGGTGGTGATCGGCACCCGGGCCGCCGCGTTCGCGCCGGTGCACGCGCTCGGCCTGGTGGTGATCTGGGACGACGGCGACGACTCGCACGCGGAGCCGCGCGCGCCCTACCCGCACGCGCGCGAGGTGCTGCTCACCCGCGCGCAGCTGACCGGCGCGGCCGTGCTGGCCGGCGGCTTCACCCGGACGGCGGAGGCGCAGTTGCTGGTCGAGACCGGCTGGGCGCACGAGCTGACCGGCGGCCGGGAGGCGATCCGGGCCCGCGCGCCGCACGTGACGCCGATCGGCGACGACCCGCAGCTCGCCCGCGACCCGGCCGCCGCCACCGCCCGGCTGCCCAGCCTGGCCTGGGAGGCCGCGCGGAGCGCGCTGCGCGCCGGCGCGCCGGTGCTGGTGCAGGTGCCCAGGCGCGGCTACCTGCCGTCCGTGGCGTGCGTGAGCTGCCGCACGCCGGCCCGCTGCGCGCACTGCCAGGGCCCGCTGGAGCTGCGCTCGTCGCACGCGGTGCCGGGCTGCCGCTGGTGCGGCCGGGTGGCGGCGGACTACACCTGCCCGGAGTGCGGCGGCCACCGGCTGCGCGCGTCGATCATCGGCGCCCGCCGCACCGCCGAGGAGTTGGGGCGTGCGTTCCCCGGCACGCCGGTCCGCACGTCCGGCCGCGACGAGGTGCTGCTGCGGGTGCCCGCGGAGCCGGCCGTCGTGGTGTGCACGCCCGGCGCCGAGCCGGTCGCGGACGGCGGCTACGGCGCGGTGCTGCTGCTGGACACGTGGGCGCTGCTCACCCGCGCCGACCTGCGCGCCGCCGAGGAGGCGCTGCGCCGCTGGCTGACCGCGGCCGCGCTGGCCCGCCCGCACCGCGACGGCGGCCGCGTGGTGGTGGTCGCGGACGGTGGCATCCCGGCCGTGCAGGCGCTGCTGCGCTGGGACCCGGCCTGGTACGCGGCCCGCGAGCTGGCCGAGCGCCGCGAGCTCGCGTTCCCGCCCGCGTCCCGGATGGCCAGCCTCACCGGCCCGCCGGACGCGGTCGCCGATCTGCTCGACACCGCCCGCCTGCCGGACGACGCCGAGCTGCTCGGCCCGGTCCCGGCCGCCGACGACCAGGAGCGCATGCTGGTGCGGGTGCGCCGCGGCGCCGCGGTGGCGCTGGCCAGGGCGCTGCACGAGGCCGCCGGTGTCCGCAGCGCCCGCAAGGCCCCGCACCCGGTGCGCGTCCAGATCGACCCGCACGACCTCTTCTGA